The Cryptomeria japonica chromosome 6, Sugi_1.0, whole genome shotgun sequence genomic interval CAAATATTTCTTGGAAAAAGGTAGGCTTTTCATTAAGTGAGGGGGGGTTAGATGGAAGAGTCATGAGGTAATCAGAAATTGGTGTAAGGGTCAATGAGGAGAGAGAATATCGATTAAGCCAGTTGAAAATGGTTTTTATCTGATCACCTTCGCCTCCTTGGAAGATAAACAAAAGGCCCTTTTTTCTTCCCCTCTTCTCATGAAAGGGTCCCATATGCATCTCTTTGACTGGAAACCAATATTTGACCCTAGGGAAGAAGTTTTCCCTAAAACCTCAGTATAATTTCATCTATACAACTTTCCATTGAAGTTCTGGGGGGGTGGGATTTTAAGAAGTATTGGCAGAAAACTTGGCAAGTTCCTCTATCTTGATGAACTGATATAAGATCTGAATATGGGAATCTATTTCAGGATTTGCGTGAGTATAACAAAGGATGCGAAGATCCCATCAAAAATTGAATAGATGTCGGACATTGGCAACTGGACCTAAGTGATTGATAGGGGGATAAGATTAATTTGTGTCTACAATGCAAGACACTATTCCATACCCCAAACAACTGCCATTCCAAGGTCTCTGTTAGCTCTCTTCATAAATTTGAGCAATCTTTTTTTAGCATCACAAAGAAAAACCTGTGCAAGGATCCATTCTCTGATATGGAGAAAGAACTGATAGATTTAATCTGGCTAGAGAAGGTAATCCGAGAGGTTGAGAATTTGGAAGTGGAGGATGGAGGTCCAAAGATACCAGGTGTCAATTCTCCTGAAGACATGGAGGGTACCCATAACATTGAGGTGCCCATTGCGCAAACCATAGGTGAAGGGGAAACTACCTCGAAGAAGGAAGAAGTTTTTCATGAGGTGACTCGAACCCCCCAAGTTGATTTAGATGGACCAAAGTTCACTGGCTTATCAAAAATACTATTGCCAAATTAGGATGTACATTTTGATGAGATGATAGTTTAGCCTAGTGAGAGTAGATCAGGTTGTAGAGACTTAGTGAAATTTATTCTGAGGGAAGTGGAGAGGTGGGGCCTTGGAAATCCTTTAGCAAATATGGAAGTTGAAGGTGAGATTAACTGATAATCAGACATGGATGATAGCTTTGAAGAGTTTCAGGCTGGAATATTGGAGGAGAGGGGTTTAGAGAAAATCTAGTCCTCTTTGAAAacttccaaaatcaaatcaaacagGCAGAGGGGCCACTTGTCCAACAAATCCAAATTGGTAATGGTTGGATGTGCAAATTGGCATACTAAACTTTTTAAAACAATTCTTAGAAATGGGAAGGAGTTACCCCTTCCCGAGGATCCATGAGGATCCTAAGCTGGAACGCTAGGGGCTTGAATGCCCCTAGAAAATGGCACATTTTCAAGCACCAAATTGAGTCTAGTAAGGTGGATTTAGTGATGTTATAGGAAACCAGATGGAGTAAGGTGGAGCAGGAGAGTAAGATGAAGTATTGGAGGCAGTGGGAGGGTGTTTTTGTAGAATCTATGGGGGCTTCAGGTGGAATTGGGGTTCTTTGGAATCCTACAAAGGATTGATGCTCTGTTGTGGAGACCCACAATAACTAGATGATGGTAGCTTTTCAAACATTTCAGGACAATCAGTGTTGGAAGGTGGTCAATGTGTATGGCCTCATTGCTACACCCTCTAAGAGGGAGCTATGGCAAGAATTATCTAGGAAATTGGAAAATCATCTCTGACAAGGATGAGAATATTATtattgggggggattttaatgcgaACCTTAATTATTTAGAGAAAATGGGAGGCTCTATGGTGAAGAATCGCATCCAACAAGATTTCCAAGAATTTTTTGATTCTAATCATCCAAGGGAAATAGTGGCAAGTAATGGAAAATATACCTAGACCAACAGAAGGTAGGGTTTCACTTGCATTGCAGAAAAGTTAGACATATTTTTCGTCTTCGGTGACTGGTCAATGGTTCTAGGCTTGGTGGAGTCTTCAATTCTTCCTTTCAGTGGATCAGATCATTTCCCAATCCAACTGGTCTTTGATTTGGACCCATATTATAGTGGATCCCCTTTcaggtttgaaaagatgtggatcaGGGATCCATCCCTCTTGGATTCCTTGACTCAGTGGTGGAAGGAATGTAGAATTGTAAATCACTCCAAGATTTTTATTTTGAATAAGAAACTCTCATATATTAAAGCCAAACTCAAGGAGTGGAACGGTGTACATTTCAAGAATATGTGCATAGAAATCCAAAGGATTGAAAATTAATTGAGGGCTCTAAATGATGTTGTCATAGCTCATGGTATGAGAGATGAAGATTTTAGATTGGAGAAAAAGCTCAAAGTGGAAATAGCATAAATCTTGGCCAGGGAGGAACAACTTTGGAGACAAAAGTCACGAGAATTATTTCTCAAGGAAGGGGACAAGAGCACAAAAATTCTTCCACAACTCTGCAGTTACAAACAGAAACCAAAATAGGATCTTGGAATTGATCAAAGAAGATGGGATTGTGATTCACTCCAAAGATGGGATCAATTGAGAAGCGATCGGATATTTTCAAAACCTCTTGAATCGGGATAACCAGAGTATAAATCAAAGAGCTATCAAGAATTATTTTCTCAAACAGATTCCTAGCATCATTTCATATGAGGAGAATAGGGAGATATCTAATCCTATCACTCTGGAGGAACTCATAAAGGATTCATTCCAATTAGCCCCTGGGCTAGATGGATTTTTAGCTTGTTTCTATCAAACCTTTTGGGAGATCATCAAGGATGATCTGCTCAAGGCTGCAGAGGAATCCTAAAAAAAAGAAACAATTTTGGGAGCCATCAATCATACCTTCTTAGCCTTCATTCCCAAGAAGAAAGAAGCTACAGGTATGGGTGATTTTTGACCAATTTCTTTATGTAATACTTGCTATAGTATAGGCACCAAAGTAATGGCAAATAGATTAAAGAAGGTGTTGGATAAGATCATTTCAGAAGAATAGAGTGGTTTTGCCGCAGGTAGGTCTATCATAGAGGAAATCATTGTTGCTCATGAATAAATTCACATAGCCAGGAAGCTTAGGAATCCCAACATGATCATCAAATTGGATATTCTAAAAGCATATGATCTGGTAGATAGAAACTTTTTGTTAGATGTCTTATCTAGATTTGGATTTGGTCGCCTTTGGATTGAATGGGTTAGAGGATGTATTGAATCTCTGAAGTTCTCTATCCTTATCAATGGAATGACCAATGGATATTTTAACAGTAGTAGGGGTTTAAGGCAAGGGAACCCATTATCTCCCTACCTTTTACTTAATAATGGCAAAAGTGCTAGGCAAAAGCATCACAACTGCTAGGATAGAGGGACAGTGGAAGGGTATTGAGATCACCCCTCGTATTGATCCAATCACACATCAGTAGTTTGTTAATGATACCATCCTTTTTGGAGAAGCATATAGGGATGAAGTCGGAAGTATCAAATCCATATTAGATAAATTCAGTAAAGCATCTGGGAAAACTATTAATTAGCATAAATCTGAAGTTTTCTTTCTCAATGTTCAGTTGGGTCTACAATTAGACATTGCAAACTCCTTTGGGGAAAAGACGTCCTACCCAAAGCCGATGTATTCTCCTGGCTAGCCATCTAGGGAAGAATTTTGACTCAGAATAGACTTGCCAAAATTGTGATTTGTGGACCTAGCAGATATGTGTTGTGCAATCTAACAATGTGGAATATGCAGATGAACTCCTTTGGGCCTGTCCATATGCTCAAGTTTATTGGAAATTCTTACTAGGAAAACTAGACCTTCAACATGTGGAGCCTGAGAGCATCAAAGAGTGGTTCATTTCTTGGCCAACATCAATGCCTAAAGGAATGTTCAGTAGCATCTAGTTTGTTCTCCCTTTCACATTGATATGGGAACTCTGTAAGGAGAGGAACAGAAGGGTCTTCAGGGACTAGGCCATGCCTAGGGAAATTCTTGTGTCAAAAACGGAAGCAACAATTGTGGAGTTTGTAAATGAAGTGGccaaaagatgtataagaattTATAATGTCTTTACAAATTGAGACAATGAGCTAATGAAgaaattcttaggcttgatggTTCTTATGGGTTATGATTTGGCTCAATCGGATGTTTCAGATAAGCGCAGATCTATATGTTGGCAAGCTGCAGAGAGGGCATGGATTAAtataaactttgatggagcttccttGGGTAATCCAGGACATGCAGGTGTTGCCTGTATAGCTAGAGATGACCAAGGTCTCATTGTCGAAAAATTGGCTGAATACATTGGGAAGaccacaaacaacatagcagaatttGGAGCAATCTTGAAAGGGGTTGAGCTTGGTATGAGATTGGGGGCTGGAAAAACCTACCTAGAAGGTGACTCTCTTTTTATAATCAATGCAATCAGGAATCAATGGGTGGTGAGTTGGCAACTTAGGAGATGGCTTACTCCAATCACGGAAGTGCTGAAAAGTTTTGAAGAATTTAAATGTCATATTTATCGAGAGGGCAACGGGCTAGTAGATGACTTGGCCAAGCAACTGGCAGAGCATAAAACTATCATCGATTCTCTCTATTCTGAACAATGATTTGGATTTGACAACAGTCAGATATGGAAAATTTCACTGGAATGGGAGGTAGTTCGATGGGACAATTGCCAAGGAGGTTGGCATGTGTGGATGTGACAAGGGAGGACAGAATATACAAGTGTCATATCCGAACCTTTAACCAAGTGACAAACTAATTACTTCAGAAAATTAACTAAATATTTGGTTTGTATTGGAATTGGTATGACTGCTAGATGGTGATGGCTTAAGCCTCCATGTCATAAGCAAGGAATTATGCTAGTAAAGGCCTCTCCTAGGATTTAATTCAAGAATGGGTTGGGAGATGATCTCATTATGATAGGCAATCACTCTAATTCACAGCCTTTTTCGGAGGTGGGAGTTATATATTTGGCAAGTATAGAGGCAATGTCATTTCATAGTTCCTAACTTTTGAGTAATTTTGAAGTAGTAGCCATGGATACCCCCATTCTTCTGGAATCAACCAAGACGAAAATGGCCTTTCTTGAAGGGATTATTGAGAAGCATCTCCTAATGGTTTTGGAATCAAAACACCCTCTAATTTTGCATGTGGTTAGGAAGGTTTTGGGCATGGAATTTTTTAGGGTGACTCACAAGTACAAGGTGAACATGAACATTCTAGCTATTTTTCTGGCAACATGTATTCAGTTGGGAGTTTGCAAACCTAGAACGAAGAAGGTTCTCCAGATGATCTTCCGCCATTCCTTTTTGGGGGAAATTGATGCAGTTATGGACAAAATTGATGACCAGAACTGCATTTCGTTGGCCCATCAATATTACTTGGCTCGAGATGCTAGGAGAGAGGTGAAGAAGTTTTGCATTGTTCAGAGTATGGAGTGggagaaatacaatcaaggttgcaCGGAGAGGAATAGAAATTTGGCTTTCATATTGTTTGTGATGGATAGTCTGGCAAGGCTGGAAGGGTATGATTCAGGGAAGTATGTGAGGGAGGAAAGCCTATAGGGCAGGCGAGATATCAGGGTGGACGAAAATGGTGTAGTTGCAGAAGGGAATGTCTAGGGGCTTGGAAGAGGAGAACTGTGGATTCTGAATGACATGAGGCTAGTGGAGGAAATGGCGGCTGGGGAGGCTCATGTGGAATATGGGAGAGACTGCCTAATTGTAGCGCAAGCCCTTGCTTCTCAAAGGGTATATGAGAGTATCGCAAGCTCCTCAAAAAGTGAGTGATGGTGTTTCTCTACTTGGGGTTATTTTGTTTCTCTATCAATATCATgagttttttatatgtttttgttcgTAGTGTAGTCGATATAGTAGTAGTATAATGTTGTTGGGATGAATGTCTTTGTGCCCAGATTTTGGACCCTTGGCCAGAGCAAGATTTCAGGATATAGGGACCAATTATTGGTCTTTTTTTGTTtacactattttggtgatggagctAACGCAACCTTTTTGATGGAGGAAACGTTATATAGACACCTTTGGTGGATGTAAAAATCTCTTTTATCAATATAGGTGTTGGCCTATCCAATTATTTACTTACTAAAAAAAAAAACATGGCGTAGTATCCAAGACTCATCATATTGCATGCATTACCATCTAAGTCAAATTTAAGGGGGTTTGTTAGTGTAAAAAAAGTCATTATCATACTAGTTATTTAATAACCATTCTAGGATTGAATTGTTCACAATTAGTGTAAGTTTACTTAGGATTTTTTATGATTTCTATCCTTTCATATAATGGAGACATGTGTGTTCATTACTGGAGACACCTAGTGCATGCATACTTGCCACTTCCTCATGCAATTGTCAAGTGAGCTCATAGTTATTGCGTCTTTGGAGGGCTAGTCAATTGTTTAGTCCTACCTTTCCACCCCATCTACCTTTCCTATATATGCAAGGTTCCTCATTGTATTTGCACACTCTTCATTTATATGATAGATTATCCTACCGTGTTTATTGTTTCATTAGTGAAAGGTCATTTTCATGCTTTCATATTTTTGGCTTACTCAAATTGATCTTGCCACTGGAGGGACCCACTCAACCATCTATGTCAATCTCCACAAATTAATATAATGTAGTTATGAAGCCATAtatatttttccttcaagaaagATTTCACTCCATTTTACTAATTATACTATTTCACATAGATTTGTTGCATTGATGGCCTAGTTAAAGGATGTCATGTTGatattaaaaaattacaaaaaaaattctatGATGGAGACATTATTGTTAATGACATGGAATTTTACAATAGATTTTTAGTTGAGTTATTTACCAATTTGATTGGTCTGTATATCCACAAAATTCATTGACCGATTATTCATAACAAAGAAATAAACCACTTATATGAAAGGTTGTCACTAATAACAAATTAATGACAAAATATAACACAAATTCATAAGCTCATGAAAAATCTTTTGCTTCTTGAGAAATTATTCTATCATGAAACCACACAAAGGAAGTTGATAAAGGCAATAAACATGAAATTCACATAAGGTAGTGCGTATGTTGAATTTTGAATCTATTTGTAAACCCTGATAAGATCCAACCACCAACCTGGATATACAAACTAATTCAATAAACAATCAATAAAGAACTACAAACTCATGCAAATGACATAGAAATAACcaaatataccttcacacacaatagaggcttgtctccattgttctcatatcctccatgatcttgtatttgatagCACTACTCTCAAATGTGTGTTGctcttgcacaagagctcaaggaagaatggatgtgattgtgatgatgtatgctctAGCTATATTTTGGTAGAGTGTAGGTATGCTCAAGCTATATGTAATGTGTTATGAGAGGAGGAAGACTCTTTTATAGAGATCATTCTTAAAATGgagggtttagattaagaggtgCAATTATGAATGGTTAGGATCGCATAGGAGAAAAAGAATTAATAGGATTTGAGGGTAGATCAAGATGAAGGGAGTAGATTAAGAGGTGAGATGACTTTAGAGAAAACACAAAATGAATGAAGAGACggttgacacttgtcacatgcctatgATTTTAGATTataatccatgtgaacaagttggagggctaggattaaaagaggaaaaaggcaagtaaattaattaaataaaaaaaagtatttatttaattgatagaggAAAGGGCtagataaaattaaataaataaaaaatatttatttaatttaggagagaggtgggatataaataaataataaatatttatttaattagagagaAGAGGCTaattgaattaatcaaataaatcaaaatatttatttaattgattgaagatattagaataaaataattatataatgaataagtatttatttaattaaaggccaattttaggtgtctacatttttacCCTCTTTGTGACAATGTAGTTTATCGTATTGTTTCAAAGAACTAAAAATTAACTAATACATGCCATAGTTTTGTCCCAGTAGGTAAGGTAGCATGCCCCTTGATAGATTGggtgaaaatttgaaaaaatgtttGGACAATCTCTCAATAGGAGCAAGGAATGGGCTAGGTAGAAATTATAGAAAACAAGGTTATATAGGGAAAAAATAGGACCAAGATTAGGTCATAGGGGTTACACGGGATTACAACAAGTTAACATGACCAATTAGGGTTACAACACCTATATATAGGAGCTTGGAGGATCAATTTCCTTATTTTCATCCATCACCTTGAGCGATTGAGCCCAAAGCATAGCAGATTGAAGGAAATTATAGCAGCAACAAAGATGTCAAGAATTCCATGGAGGTACGACATGCTAGAGGACTGTGACAAGCTAATATGTATCTAACCCTATTGTCCTATTTTTGTATTTATGGCATCATAAATAGGGCTAGAAGTTAGGTTTGCGAAAATGCATTAGGATTATTTTGGAATTTTGTAAGTTGATGATGCAATAATACATTTTTGGTAGCATGATGTTTCATTTTTGCATGTTTATGTGTTTTTGTCATGTAAAATTGTGGTTTTGTTATAATGATGCATTTTAAAAATTTGATGCATATTTGGCAGCTTGATGTTGTGTTTTTACTTTTGAATGTGTATATGTCTTGTAAATTTTCATTTTTGCTAAGTGAAGCTACGTTTTTTATTTAAAAGCATAGCTAACACAATGACTATTCAATTGATGAAATCGAGTAGTCAACTAGTTTATTAGGGTTTTACTAATGTAGTGATTGATTTTATTACAAGCGGATTTAGCACTACGGATACAAAGATACTATCCCTCTAGAGGCATTTGCAAGATGTTATGGGAGAGAGGGATGCTACCATTGAGCTTTACAATAGAGTTGAGGCTATCATCCAGCGGGTGAGGGAATTGCAGTACTAGGGGATGTGGCTAGAGCTATGTATTTTGTCTTCTAGGATGGATAGGAGACATTATAATGGAGGCACCTATATGAGGTAGTGGTTCTAGATAGATAGAGGGTAGGGAGCTATCATCAAAGATCTTACGAAAGGACACAGTGAGAAAGGACAAAGAGTGGGAGAGTTATGGGATCTCCACCAACACCACCACTAGGGTCAATAGGTGGGGTGCCACCCCTACCACCAAGGATAAGAGGGGTGAGACCATTAGCATCTCAACAGTTTATGAGATCAACTAGTTCAGAGGGTGGGAGCACATCATAGCTCCATCTGAATTCCTATTTATCAATATTTGTATGATATAGACACCTAAGGTGATTTTTGGGGCTCTTAGTAGCCATTATCAGATtctgacatcattgtattatgacactttattTTTTGATTATGTATGAGATGACTTGATTCTTAGCAGCGACTGTATGCATGTCTATCTTTTTATGTGATGTTTTATACATATGATattatgtgatgattatgatatgcttatgattattattatggtCCTATATGGTGATTATGATATGTAATGATGGTCCTTATGACAATTGTGATGCATGAttcctatatgtatgtatgttctatCATGATTCTTATGATCTATGATAACCtatatggatgtatgtgtgcatggaATTATGATGGTTTCCTATGATGTACTATATGATGTGATGGATATGATGCATATGATGGATTTTTATAAGTTAACTTTTGTGTATGGAGAATGGGATATTATATGATATGCAATTGTAACATGTGGTGATGCAAGATGGATTTCTAAATGTAGTAGATGGCCCTAATATTTTTGGTTGTGTCATCATACTCAATTAATTAGTGCATGACTACTAGGATGAAGGAGGGAGGGGTGATGGTTGATAGACCAAAGAAGCATAGAGATAGAAGAAATGAGCTTTTGTGTGAAACTAAGTgctatatcatcattgagcttattatggaaagTGGATGCAACCATCCAAATATGAGTTAGACCTAGATAGTTGACACACCAATTTCAAGAAGAGAAGAGATTTATAGACAAGGAATGTCCCCTTTCACACTATACTATGTGGTTCCTAATGATCATAGACAATCACGTCCTAGGACAAGCCATAATATTACTaaagaacaatctacaagcaacaATCAAGTGATCATACCCCATCCTAACCACTCTAGTtagtagacatccttgagtagcataggaggCATGTCACAAAATattaaatcaaaagaaaaataatgACCTAAACAAAACAACCAATGTAATTCTATTGCCACATTTATTTCTTGTCATAGTTTGATTGCATCCTAATGTAAGGTAAGTGATATTTCAAATCTGGTCAAGCAATAGGATTGTCATGAAATATAAGTCTTGGTCTTGATCGAAAGGATGATTTGGTTTATGCAAAATATTGCATGAGTGTATCTTATCATGTCTCAATCCAGGACATGGATGCTTTATTGCAAAGAAGGATGGAAAGCTTATTGTGAACAGGCAATGTAAATGAGACTTTATTATAGACTGTGAATGTATAAAAATTTATGTAGTGAAATTTCTCATAACATGTGGTTCCAAGTATCCAATTATAACATTAGGTTGAGGAGATAACCCTAGTTAGGTATAGGACCTATATATTATGGGTGAAGAAAGATGACaaaggatttattatggatggtTGGGATGGTAaaccaataacaagccatgatgagagagGCAATTTTATTATAAAGTGATGGATTAGCGGATATGACTATGTAGAATCCTAAAGGAGAGAGGAGAAAATTCATTACACATGGTGTTGGttgcccagttttcaccatggtactttcctaaggcaccaccaaagtggtttccACCAGAGGATGAATTATTTCTCttctgtttttttaattttttaattttttggtttttattttatttttatatttttgtgatatTTAATGGATTCTCTGAAGGGGCTAAGTataaaacttgcaaaggtgcatgttatTGTTAAAATCTTCAAGTGGTTCACCTTTGACAGAAGCCAAGTGATAAGCTCTGGAGCCATAAACTATAATGATAACATAAGGGCATAGCCAATTAGGTTCGAATTTGCTCTCCTTTTCTCAATCATGCTAATTCTTGAGATTTTCTTTAAGTACCAAATTTCCCACCTCAAATTTCCAAAGattgaccttatgattgtaactatgacACATGCACtattgatatgctttgaggtgattgaaATCATGTTGTCAACGATCATATAGTAACTCAAGGTCCTAAAGTTGAGAGACGAGATATTCCTCATCATTAATAAGATCATGCAGGGAGACCCACAAGGATGACAAGACAACCTAAATGGGTAAGCTAACTTTGAAtacgtagacaagtgaatatggtatTTCACCTATTAGAGTGTGTACGCTTGTATGGTATGCCCACAAGATAAGATTTAGTTGGATATGCTAATCACAAGTAACATCATTGACTATAttcttaaggattttcaaaatagttttgttagatgcctcagcttggccattgccttggggataatatggggtggataAATGATGTTGAATGTTTAATTTATCAAAGAGTTCATgaacatattaatttttaaaagGACATCTTTTATCTATGATGACATAGATAGGGACACTGTACCAACATATGATGCAATTGAGGATAAACATGGGAATTTGCTTGTCGATGACTTGTGTAAGGGGAACAAGCTCAATCCACTTTATGAAATACTCAATGGTGGTggtgatgaatttatgaccattggaagatggagggtgaatcttactcgcaagatcaagtccccactggcaaaaggatCAAGGTGTTGCAATTGATTGTAACCCTTATCTTGGTGCATATATCAATTATCCATGTATCtaagattgcttgcatttcttgacaaGCTGATAGGAATCCTtctccatggtgggccaataataacTAGTCCTCATCAGTTTCTTGGCCAAGATTGGACCACTAGAATGAGCCCCACATATACCCTCATGTACATCATGTAAGGTAGTTTATAATTCCTCTTGCTCTAGACATTTTAGGAGAGTACCATGGAGACCTTTGTAGTAAAGGGTGTTAACTATTATTACATAACGAGAGGTTTTGTAGATAAAGGTTTGATTCTCATTATTGGACAGGATAGGGAGAAGTTTTTTATTGTGAAGGTAGGTGTATATATTACTATACTATGGGGAATCAAGACCAACAATACACACAATCTCATATAGAGGGATTTCATGTGCAGGGACCAAGAGATGATCTACCAAAAACTCACAGTGGGCTGCATTTTGTGGCATATCAATAAGAgaaccaatggtggccattgcatcgacaATTTTTTTCATTGTCCCTCAAAATTTGCTTAAAATTTATCTTAGTGAAACATTTCTTGAAATCAGCGACCATATACTTATAGGGCATAAAATTTACATCCCTTGTCTGATAATCATTGTTTGTTTGCCAAATGACCAACTAGGAATCACCAAAAACTTGAAGCTCTTGTATCCTCCACTGAACTACAATCATAAGTCCTATAGTAAGTGACTCATATTCTACAAAATTGTTTTTACAAGGAAATATCAACCTATAAGATTTTGGAATACAAACCCCTTGTGGTGTGACAAAGAGGACTCCTAATCTTTCTCCATGTTGTGTGAattacccatcaaaatatagttgttAATTTTTTTGAAGTTGTGATAGACAAGATGGACTCATCTAGAAATTAAGAAGCCAATGGATAATCATTAATCATGGGTGCATCTGTAAGTTTATTTGTGATAGATTTTCCTTTAATGGATTTTCTCTCAACATAATCGATGTCAAACTTActaagaatcattacccatttttcTAATCTTCTTATGAGGGCTTAATTTTTGAGTAAATACTTTAGGAGATCAATTTTTACCACGAGCTTTGTTTggtgagtgagcatgtaatgtcacaaTTTTTGTGAGGCTAAAACTTTATCAAGATATGCACACTTGAAAAGAGTTTACTTAATCTTGTATCCCCTTATTGTGCAAGTGATGTAGTAAATTTCCCTCACTTATCCTTCGTAatcttgttgtgctaggagtgcccccagtaaTGTAGTCGTGGTTGATATGTATAAAAGTAGGGGATTTCCTTAAATTGGCAGCATAAGAACAAAAGGGGACATGAGGTAATCCTTAAGCATTTTAAAATCTTGTTGACACTTATCATCCAAACTAAATTTAATATTCTTATGTATCGTGTATGTAAAGAGATGACACTTGTCAGTGAATTGTGCGATGAATGTGAAGTGAGTGTAACTTGACGTGCAATGATATGAGCTGACTAATACTCCTAGTTGGAGGTATTTCCAAGATGGCTTTAACCTTTTTTGGATCAACTTTGATGCCTCATTGTGAaataatgtatcctaagagcttccttAAGGTTATTCCAAAGCATATTTATTGGGGTTCAATTGCATTTTATACCTCTCGAGTCAAGTGAAAATATTGCCAAGGACATCCAAATGGCTTCCTTGTGTAAGTGCTTttcccaaaagatcatcaacataatcttccatgagaa includes:
- the LOC131876691 gene encoding uncharacterized protein LOC131876691, translating into MKKFLGLMVLMGYDLAQSDVSDKRRSICWQAAERAWININFDGASLGNPGHAGVACIARDDQGLIVEKLAEYIGKTTNNIAEFGAILKGVELGMRLGAGKTYLEGDSLFIINAIRNQWVVSWQLRRWLTPITEVLKSFEEFKCHIYREGNGLVDDLAKQLAEHKTIIDSLYSEQ